From Medicago truncatula cultivar Jemalong A17 chromosome 7, MtrunA17r5.0-ANR, whole genome shotgun sequence, a single genomic window includes:
- the LOC11437945 gene encoding protein NRT1/ PTR FAMILY 5.2 — MEVVEEKGQDNDYTQDGTVSLQGKPVLRSKTGRWKACSFIVGYEMFERMAYFGIASNLVVYLTNQHHEGTVESSNNVSNWAGSVWMMPLVGAYVADAYLGRYWTFVVASCIYLLGMCLLTLAVSLPSLSPPPCTEGIVGENCLKATPLQKGVFFLALYTISLGNGGTKANISTLGADQFDEFDTKERFYKLSFFNWWFSSILIGMLFSSTILVYIQDNVGWGLGYGLPTIGLAVSIITFFVGTPFYRHRFPSGSPITRMLQVFVAAMRKWKTHVPNDPKLLHELSIEEYACNARNKIEHTSFLRILDKAAVTTGQTSSWMLCTVTQVEETKQMIKLIPILIITIIPSTMVMQSFTLFIKQGTTLDRRMGPHFAIPAASLLAVIVIFMLISIVVYDRAFVPVIRSYTKNPRGITILQRLGVGLTLHVIVMLIASLVERKRLNVARENNLLGLHDTLPLTIFALFPQFALAGVADSFVEIAKMEFFYDQAPEGMKSLGASLSTTSLGLGGFVSAFILSTVADITQRHGHKGWILNNLNISRLDYYYAFMVVLSLLNLICFIFVAKFYVYNDVRQNNPSLEKNPAPSQNNSKINCQLLGEI; from the exons ATGGAAGTGGTTGAAGAAAAAGGACAAGACAATGATTACACGCAAGATGGCACAGTAAGTCTACAAGGTAAACCGGTTTTAAGATCAAAGACCGGAAGATGGAAAGCTTGCTCTTTTATAGTAG GGTATGAAATGTTTGAGAGGATGGCTTACTTTGGGATAGCTTCAAACTTAGTGGTGTATTTGACAAATCAGCATCATGAGGGTACTGTGGAATCTTCAAACAACGTTAGCAATTGGGCGGGTTCAGTTTGGATGATGCCACTTGTAGGAGCTTACGTAGCTGATGCATATCTTGGTCGATACTGGACCTTTGTAGTTGCATCGTGCATTTATCTCTTG GGGATGTGTTTGTTGACTCTAGCAGTTTCACTACCATCATTGAGCCCACCACCATGTACAGAAGGCATCGTTGGTGAGAATTGCCTCAAGGCGACACCATTGCAAAAGGGTGTTTTCTTCCTTGCCTTATACACCATTTCTCTAGGCAATGGTGGAACCAAGGCCAACATTTCTACTCTGGGAGCAGACCAATTTGACGAGTTTGATACCAAAGAGAGATTCTATAAGCTCTCTTTTTTCAATTGGTGGTTTTCTAGCATTTTAATCGGCATGCTTTTTTCCAGCACTATCTTGGTTTACATACAAGACAATGTGGGTTGGGGCCTCGGATACGGACTTCCAACCATTGGCCTTGCTGTTTCAATAATAACGTTTTTTGTAGGAACGCCATTTTATAGGCATAGATTTCCCTCAGGCAGCCCTATAACAAGGATGCTTCAAGTCTTTGTGGCTGCTATGAGAAAATGGAAGACGCATGTTCCAAATGATCCAAAACTGTTACATGAGCTAAGTATAGAAGAGTATGCATGTAACGCTAGAAACAAAATTGAACACACATCTTTCTTGAG AATCCTTGACAAAGCAGCTGTAACAACTGGCCAAACTTCATCATGGATGCTATGTACAGTGACACAAGTTGAGGAAACCAAGCAAATGATTAAACTGATACCTATTTTGATTATAACAATTATTCCAAGCACCATGGTAATGCAATCATTCACACTCTTCATTAAACAAGGTACCACACTTGATAGAAGAATGGGACCCCATTTTGCAATCCCAGCGGCAAGTCTCCTAGCAGTTATAGTTATCTTCATGCTGATAAGCATTGTAGTCTATGATCGTGCTTTTGTTCCTGTGATTAGGTCCTATACAAAGAACCCTAGAGGGATCACAATCCTACAGAGACTAGGAGTTGGCCTTACATTGCACGTTATTGTGATGCTTATTGCAAGTTTGGTTGAGAGGAAGAGACTCAATGTTGCAAGAGAAAACAACCTCTTAGGCCTGCATGATACACTACCTCTTACTATTTTCGCTCTCTTTCCTCAATTTGCTTTAGCAGGGGTTGCTGATAGCTTTGTTGAAATTGCTAAGATGGAGTTTTTTTATGATCAAGCACCAGAAGGCATGAAAAGTCTTGGAGCATCACTTTCCACAACAAGCTTGGGTTTGGGAGGTTTTGTTAGTGCCTTCATTCTGTCAACTGTTGCTGATATCACTCAAAGACATGGTCACAAAGGTTGGATTTTGAATAATCTAAACATCTCTCGTTTAGATTACTATTATGCTTTCATGGTAGTATTAAGCTTACTCAACCTCATATGCTTCATATTTGTTGCCAAGTTCTATGTTTATAATGATGTAAGGCAAAACAATCCAAGCTTGGAGAAAAACCCTGCTCCATCTCAGaacaattctaaaataaattgtcAACTCCTAGGGGAAATATGA